The following proteins are encoded in a genomic region of Methanoculleus bourgensis MS2:
- a CDS encoding YbhB/YbcL family Raf kinase inhibitor-like protein, producing the protein MKTMLPVVALLLLVSLTAGCTEDAGDRTPPLTTMPALEVRSGAFANGTSIPVRYTCDGEDISPPLSWSGVPDSAESLALIMDDPDAPGGTFTHWIVFNISPEESGLAEGLPREQQLTGGPRQGNSSFSTAGYGGPCPPHGAAHHYIFHLYALNVSPDIPKTADRAALEAEMQGHIVAEGVLVGTYRR; encoded by the coding sequence ATGAAGACTATGCTGCCTGTTGTCGCCCTGCTCCTGCTTGTGAGCCTCACCGCGGGCTGTACCGAGGATGCGGGAGACCGGACACCCCCGCTTACAACGATGCCGGCGCTGGAGGTGCGGTCCGGTGCCTTCGCGAACGGCACGTCGATACCTGTCCGGTATACATGCGACGGGGAGGACATATCACCGCCGCTCTCCTGGAGCGGTGTGCCCGACAGTGCGGAGAGCCTCGCCCTGATCATGGATGACCCTGATGCACCGGGAGGAACTTTCACCCACTGGATTGTCTTCAACATCTCCCCGGAAGAGAGCGGGCTTGCGGAGGGACTGCCCCGCGAGCAGCAACTCACCGGGGGTCCGCGCCAGGGAAACAGCAGTTTCAGTACCGCTGGCTACGGCGGGCCGTGCCCTCCCCACGGGGCGGCGCACCACTATATTTTCCACCTCTACGCGCTCAATGTGAGCCCGGATATCCCCAAAACCGCCGACCGTGCGGCCCTTGAGGCGGAGATGCAGGGGCACATCGTCGCCGAAGGGGTGCTCGTAGGAACGTATCGCCGGTGA
- a CDS encoding glycosyltransferase, whose product MRTAARISLFTATLMVLIILVLFRDLHLILIEAGWGFFTRVLSLLLVAVALFGVIQFVSYADHLLRSFYAYPGRPMLPPREGGPASRIAVFIPVYNEDPGVVESCVRACTGIAYPEVCIYLLDDSTDPQKRMAMQEIGRKYCLHYIHRGHRQGFKAGAINHALALLNGDTPYLLVIDADQKVKPTILAELVPLLEADPGVSFIQTPQFFRSEPHDPISVTFSYQQHIYNKHVCRGLSVNHTAMLTGSNCIFRVSHLIAIGGMDETCIAEDIATAFAFHLRGYRGIFLDTVYAEGIAPPNLAAYFTQQFRWAYGNTRLLGTILRQIIQHPRCMAPLQWLEFVVIVSIYLFGGMNVALFLLPVATLLFGIPILPVWLPLVFAVVLIVVIAIQVIISIRERHYSLRDLALSQAIFNSLAFVYSRAIWYAVSGKQVPFVVTPKLASQSTGRSRVRITPVLLVIAAVLVSMLAGTARLISGGLDAGMAIPLFWACYTLVVLSSFLVVWRRDGKKASGSGMG is encoded by the coding sequence ATGAGGACGGCAGCACGTATCTCGCTCTTTACCGCCACGCTCATGGTGCTGATCATACTCGTTCTCTTTCGGGATCTTCACCTCATACTCATCGAGGCCGGGTGGGGTTTCTTCACGCGGGTGCTCTCTCTTCTCCTGGTCGCTGTCGCCCTCTTTGGTGTGATCCAGTTCGTGAGCTACGCCGACCACCTCCTGCGGTCATTCTATGCCTACCCCGGACGCCCCATGCTGCCGCCGCGAGAGGGGGGACCTGCCTCCCGCATCGCCGTATTCATCCCGGTCTACAACGAGGATCCGGGCGTGGTCGAGTCCTGTGTCCGGGCATGTACAGGCATCGCCTACCCGGAGGTCTGCATCTACCTCCTCGACGACTCCACCGATCCACAGAAACGCATGGCGATGCAGGAGATCGGCCGTAAATACTGCCTTCACTACATTCACCGCGGCCACCGGCAGGGCTTCAAGGCAGGGGCAATCAACCACGCCCTCGCTCTCCTCAACGGCGACACTCCGTATCTCCTGGTGATCGACGCCGACCAGAAAGTAAAACCGACGATCCTTGCCGAACTCGTCCCGCTCCTTGAGGCCGACCCGGGCGTATCCTTCATCCAGACCCCCCAGTTCTTCCGGTCGGAGCCGCATGACCCGATAAGCGTCACGTTCTCGTACCAGCAGCATATCTACAACAAGCATGTCTGCCGGGGACTCTCCGTCAACCATACCGCCATGCTGACCGGTTCAAACTGCATCTTCCGGGTGAGCCACCTCATCGCTATCGGGGGGATGGATGAGACGTGTATCGCCGAGGATATCGCCACCGCCTTTGCGTTCCATCTCCGGGGATACCGCGGGATCTTTCTCGATACCGTATATGCGGAAGGCATCGCGCCGCCGAACCTTGCGGCCTACTTCACGCAACAGTTCCGCTGGGCATACGGCAACACCCGGCTCCTCGGGACGATTCTCCGGCAGATCATACAACACCCGCGATGCATGGCCCCGTTGCAGTGGCTTGAGTTTGTCGTGATCGTCTCGATCTACCTCTTTGGCGGGATGAACGTTGCGCTCTTCCTCCTCCCCGTCGCCACGCTGCTCTTCGGCATCCCGATCCTGCCGGTCTGGCTCCCTCTCGTCTTTGCCGTGGTGCTGATCGTGGTGATCGCGATCCAGGTCATCATCAGCATCCGTGAGCGGCACTACTCCCTGCGCGACCTGGCACTCTCGCAGGCGATCTTCAACAGCCTTGCATTTGTCTACAGCCGGGCGATCTGGTACGCAGTCTCGGGGAAGCAGGTGCCGTTTGTCGTGACGCCCAAACTGGCATCACAGTCCACCGGCCGGTCCCGTGTCAGGATAACGCCGGTCCTCCTCGTGATTGCGGCCGTCCTGGTCTCGATGCTTGCCGGCACCGCGAGGCTCATCTCCGGCGGATTGGACGCCGGTATGGCAATCCCACTCTTCTGGGCCTGCTACACGCTGGTCGTCCTCTCATCGTTCCTGGTGGTCTGGAGGAGGGATGGGAAGAAAGCGTCCGGGAGCGGTATGGGCTGA
- a CDS encoding sensor histidine kinase, giving the protein MSITDPVSAHPYRIFQILDEPGVGVLVLDRDMQVAWVNAYVTDILSTSEEEILGCDAPRVLDTHLVPLLRERESARGLLATVRDGIEVPGLELPVQNARGEEQRFVYSSQKMEQEPFMGMWVLRMRDATGRKAGNASPLPGGCEDLRGVRALHRISRLIDTAGTPPAELFREVARVLQSGFSHPKRIGVRITHDDAVYTHRYRETPGKITADIRENRRRVGSIEIAYLSEPSPRPEDVFNTGEQYLLQVAADMLGRAIRRRNEESQTHESEERYRSFVQNFQGIAYQTRVDSEPVFFHGAVEAITGYTGGEFLTGAVRWDAIVHPDDRPRLQESAARLQAVTGFSTDQVYRVVRKDGTTRWVREFVQNICNEDGTPVLIQGTIQDVTSRKQTNEGLLSANRQLQVLNQIMGVSASSLSLDELLETSLSKTLDLLDFDVGLTYLLNPERTLALTRCHHAVPKRYLSRNRAIKVHHWPWNFVFIAGQPRYIELRSKPGTVEEEILSSLGVSALACIPILAESVVVGALFVGSKGRQGLEDEERHLLEAIGREIGSGVLRSMLHKRLEAAHRETNLYLDIMTHDIKNAGNVASLYCDLLIDMLEEDAAEYAKKLRESVRKSTGILQNVATIRRIHLEPPDLKPVHLSHVIRAELDRIPEADVSFEDSTAEVQADDLLPEIFTNLIDNAIKFGGPDARVMIRVEDCPDDDHTMVVTVEDTGPGIPDGMKETIFRRFQQGRSQGYGEGLGLYIVGTLVTRYGGRIWVEDRVPGRPDLGAAFRFTLREVVHTGTDEYDEYEE; this is encoded by the coding sequence ATGAGCATAACGGATCCAGTATCCGCCCACCCGTATCGGATATTTCAGATCCTCGACGAGCCCGGTGTGGGAGTTCTCGTGCTCGACCGGGATATGCAGGTGGCCTGGGTAAACGCCTATGTTACGGACATCTTATCGACCTCTGAGGAAGAGATCCTGGGGTGTGATGCTCCCCGGGTTCTCGATACGCACCTGGTGCCACTCCTGCGGGAGCGCGAGAGCGCCCGGGGACTCCTCGCCACAGTGCGTGATGGGATTGAGGTGCCGGGTCTTGAACTCCCGGTGCAGAACGCACGGGGGGAGGAACAGCGGTTTGTCTATTCCAGCCAGAAGATGGAGCAGGAACCCTTCATGGGGATGTGGGTGCTCCGGATGCGAGACGCCACCGGCCGGAAGGCGGGCAATGCGTCGCCGCTCCCGGGGGGCTGCGAAGATCTACGAGGGGTCCGGGCGCTGCACAGGATCTCCCGGCTGATCGATACCGCCGGTACCCCTCCCGCGGAACTCTTCCGCGAGGTCGCACGGGTCCTCCAATCCGGGTTCTCCCACCCCAAACGGATAGGTGTCCGTATCACGCACGACGATGCGGTATACACCCATCGCTACCGGGAGACGCCCGGAAAGATTACCGCGGATATCCGGGAGAACAGGCGAAGAGTGGGAAGTATAGAAATCGCCTACCTGTCAGAACCCTCGCCGCGCCCGGAGGACGTCTTCAACACCGGGGAGCAGTACCTCCTGCAGGTTGCGGCGGATATGCTCGGCAGGGCTATCAGGAGGAGGAACGAGGAGAGCCAGACCCACGAGAGTGAGGAGCGGTATCGTTCGTTCGTCCAGAACTTCCAGGGTATAGCCTACCAGACGAGGGTAGATTCTGAACCCGTCTTCTTCCATGGTGCTGTGGAGGCGATCACCGGGTATACCGGGGGTGAGTTCCTCACCGGGGCCGTACGCTGGGATGCGATCGTGCACCCGGACGACCGCCCCCGCCTCCAGGAGAGCGCCGCCCGCCTGCAGGCGGTTACGGGCTTCTCCACCGACCAGGTCTACCGGGTCGTCCGAAAGGACGGCACAACCAGGTGGGTCCGGGAATTTGTCCAGAACATCTGCAACGAGGACGGCACGCCCGTTCTCATCCAGGGGACCATCCAGGACGTTACGAGCCGGAAACAGACGAACGAAGGGCTGCTCTCCGCAAACAGGCAGCTTCAGGTCCTCAACCAGATTATGGGGGTATCTGCATCGTCCCTCTCGCTTGATGAACTGCTTGAGACTTCACTCTCAAAGACCCTGGACCTGCTCGACTTCGATGTGGGGCTGACCTACCTCCTCAACCCGGAGCGGACACTGGCACTCACACGCTGCCACCACGCCGTCCCGAAGAGATATCTCTCCCGCAACAGGGCAATAAAGGTCCATCATTGGCCCTGGAACTTTGTCTTTATCGCCGGACAGCCGCGCTACATCGAACTGCGCAGTAAGCCCGGCACGGTCGAGGAGGAGATCCTCTCGTCACTCGGGGTGTCTGCCCTTGCCTGCATCCCGATCCTTGCGGAGTCGGTCGTTGTCGGTGCGCTGTTTGTGGGAAGCAAGGGAAGGCAGGGGCTCGAGGATGAGGAGCGCCACCTTCTTGAAGCGATCGGGAGAGAGATCGGCTCGGGTGTCCTCCGGAGCATGCTTCACAAACGGCTGGAGGCGGCCCACCGCGAGACAAACCTCTACCTGGACATCATGACCCACGACATCAAGAACGCAGGGAACGTCGCGAGCCTCTACTGCGACCTCCTGATCGATATGCTGGAGGAAGACGCTGCAGAGTATGCGAAGAAACTCAGGGAGAGCGTCAGGAAGAGCACCGGCATCCTCCAGAACGTCGCGACCATCCGGCGCATCCACCTGGAGCCGCCCGACCTTAAACCGGTCCATCTCAGCCACGTGATCAGGGCTGAACTCGACCGTATCCCGGAAGCGGACGTCTCGTTCGAGGATTCCACGGCAGAGGTCCAGGCAGATGACCTTCTGCCCGAGATCTTTACGAACCTCATCGATAACGCCATCAAGTTCGGCGGACCGGACGCCCGGGTCATGATCCGGGTGGAGGATTGTCCCGATGACGATCACACGATGGTGGTGACCGTGGAGGATACCGGCCCCGGTATTCCTGACGGGATGAAAGAGACGATCTTCCGCCGGTTCCAGCAGGGCAGGAGCCAGGGATACGGGGAAGGGCTTGGTCTCTACATCGTCGGGACGCTTGTTACGCGTTACGGCGGCCGGATCTGGGTTGAAGACCGGGTTCCCGGGAGGCCGGACCTGGGGGCGGCGTTCCGGTTCACGCTGCGGGAAGTGGTGCACACGGGAACTGACGAGTATGACGAGTATGAGGAGTGA
- a CDS encoding MFS transporter: MMGQHPAADRRTVYTLFIIGFFAIFSTTISKNPVLPLFSQALGAGDAVIGLVAAISPLAGILFSFPVGVLSDHLGKRRLLVVSGAIFLSAPLLYLFISDPLWLIPVRFFHGLATAILGPVIAAMIAVRFPEKKGEVLGQYSSATLIGRTLAPLVGGAIISFFVFYPGLVPYRMVYLAAAIAAVPVAVLILLYREETPTPAPLTVLPFSAFRRSFVTFFTDRKLRATALVDMATYFAFGAFETFLPLVLLSRGMGAYQTGILFAVQTLIIAATKPSFGRISDRIDKRIQIVTGLFVLGCSVAAIPFASGFTAFLLISSLLALGMSLSTVATSAYVADVAQKEEMGASMGALSSIMDIGHSAGPLVTGIIVASGGFGPGFFASFLIAVTVCGFFVLSVRDPAPETGS; this comes from the coding sequence ATGATGGGGCAGCACCCTGCAGCGGATCGCCGGACGGTATACACTCTCTTCATAATCGGTTTTTTTGCAATCTTCTCGACTACCATCTCAAAGAATCCGGTGCTGCCTCTGTTCTCGCAGGCCCTGGGCGCCGGCGATGCTGTCATCGGTCTGGTTGCGGCGATCTCTCCGCTCGCCGGGATCCTGTTCTCGTTCCCGGTGGGGGTTCTCTCGGACCACCTTGGCAAGAGGAGACTGCTCGTTGTATCCGGAGCGATATTCCTTTCGGCACCTCTGCTCTACCTCTTCATCTCCGATCCGCTCTGGCTGATCCCGGTCCGGTTCTTTCATGGGTTGGCGACTGCAATCCTCGGGCCGGTGATCGCTGCGATGATTGCGGTGCGGTTTCCGGAGAAGAAGGGAGAGGTGCTCGGGCAGTATTCTTCCGCAACCCTGATCGGGAGAACTCTTGCCCCGCTTGTCGGCGGGGCCATCATCTCGTTCTTTGTCTTTTACCCCGGGCTCGTTCCTTACCGGATGGTGTACCTTGCTGCAGCAATCGCCGCAGTGCCGGTGGCGGTCCTGATCCTCCTCTACCGGGAGGAGACCCCGACCCCGGCTCCTCTCACAGTCCTCCCGTTCTCGGCCTTCCGCAGGAGTTTCGTAACGTTCTTCACGGACCGTAAACTGCGGGCAACGGCACTCGTGGACATGGCGACCTACTTCGCCTTCGGAGCGTTTGAGACGTTTCTGCCGCTCGTATTGCTCTCCCGGGGAATGGGTGCGTACCAGACCGGGATCCTGTTTGCCGTCCAGACGCTGATCATCGCGGCGACAAAACCGTCCTTCGGCAGGATCTCCGACCGGATCGACAAACGTATCCAGATTGTCACAGGTCTCTTCGTTCTGGGGTGCTCGGTTGCCGCTATTCCGTTTGCGTCAGGGTTTACAGCGTTCCTTCTCATAAGTTCCCTTCTTGCTCTGGGTATGTCGCTCTCCACAGTTGCGACCAGTGCGTACGTCGCAGATGTTGCGCAGAAAGAAGAGATGGGGGCCTCGATGGGGGCATTATCATCTATCATGGACATCGGGCATTCGGCAGGTCCCCTCGTCACCGGAATCATTGTTGCCAGTGGCGGCTTCGGCCCTGGATTCTTCGCCAGTTTCCTGATCGCTGTGACGGTCTGCGGGTTCTTTGTGCTGTCAGTTCGGGACCCGGCACCAGAAACGGGGAGTTGA
- a CDS encoding MATE family efflux transporter — protein MPTSDSEDDIPSNNQKDTEGTQILLADPKAAILRLSLPMMVAMTLMTLYNVVDAFWVSGLGADALAAVGFSFPLFIITIGLASGLGTGGEAALARMIGARDRIGASSVAMHTILLMTILAVAVTIPLSLFAEDIFVLMGAGSAAGLATEYARVLFLGTFALLFGEVAYAILHGEGDAKRTMYAMAAGAVANIVLDPLLIYTLHMGIAGAAWATILAEVISAVPMAYWLFVKRDTYVSLYLREFAPDPVITREILQVGFPAAAEQVVLALMTLFLNGIVVLISSTDGVAIYSVGWRVVSIGLTPILAISTAVVAVTGAAYGARAYAKMESALLFAVRLGLGIGVGLAVATFAFAPQIAAIFAGSGDASAIVPGLTAFLRVMSLVYPMVGFGLISASFFQGTGLGARSLTITVLQSVVLSTLFVWVFAIELGFGLSGVWWGVAAGNAVGAMLGYAWARRYTAGLRVGQATAVPA, from the coding sequence ATGCCAACAAGTGACTCAGAAGACGATATACCCTCTAATAACCAGAAAGATACAGAAGGAACACAGATACTCCTCGCCGATCCGAAAGCCGCGATCCTCAGGCTATCCCTGCCGATGATGGTCGCGATGACCCTCATGACCCTCTACAACGTCGTCGACGCGTTCTGGGTCTCGGGCCTCGGTGCCGATGCTCTTGCTGCTGTCGGGTTCTCATTCCCGCTCTTCATCATCACCATCGGGCTAGCCAGCGGCCTCGGCACCGGCGGTGAAGCAGCCCTCGCACGGATGATCGGCGCTCGTGATAGAATTGGCGCGAGCAGCGTCGCCATGCACACGATCCTCCTGATGACCATCCTCGCCGTCGCCGTCACCATCCCGCTCTCCCTCTTCGCAGAGGATATCTTCGTCCTCATGGGGGCGGGCAGTGCCGCCGGTCTTGCCACCGAGTACGCCAGAGTCCTCTTCCTCGGGACATTCGCCCTCCTCTTCGGCGAGGTCGCCTACGCGATCCTGCATGGGGAGGGTGATGCAAAACGGACCATGTATGCGATGGCGGCCGGCGCTGTGGCAAACATCGTCCTTGACCCGCTCCTGATCTACACCCTCCACATGGGGATCGCAGGTGCGGCCTGGGCAACCATCCTTGCAGAGGTCATCTCCGCCGTCCCGATGGCCTACTGGCTCTTTGTGAAGAGGGACACCTACGTCTCCCTCTACCTCAGGGAGTTCGCCCCCGACCCCGTGATTACACGCGAGATTCTGCAGGTCGGCTTCCCTGCCGCCGCCGAGCAGGTGGTGCTCGCCCTGATGACGCTGTTCTTAAACGGCATCGTCGTCCTCATATCGAGCACCGACGGCGTCGCCATCTACTCAGTCGGGTGGCGGGTCGTGAGTATCGGCTTAACCCCGATCCTCGCCATCTCGACGGCGGTGGTCGCGGTCACCGGTGCCGCCTACGGGGCGCGGGCATACGCCAAGATGGAGTCAGCCCTCCTCTTTGCCGTCAGGCTCGGGCTCGGCATCGGCGTGGGACTTGCCGTAGCCACGTTCGCCTTCGCTCCCCAGATAGCTGCAATCTTTGCGGGATCGGGCGACGCCTCAGCGATCGTCCCGGGACTGACAGCCTTCCTCAGGGTCATGAGCCTCGTCTACCCGATGGTCGGGTTTGGGCTCATCTCAGCATCGTTCTTCCAGGGGACCGGCCTCGGCGCACGTTCCCTTACGATCACGGTCCTGCAGAGCGTCGTGCTCTCGACCCTCTTCGTCTGGGTCTTTGCGATCGAACTCGGGTTCGGCCTTTCCGGCGTCTGGTGGGGTGTTGCCGCAGGCAACGCTGTCGGTGCGATGCTCGGGTACGCCTGGGCACGCCGGTATACAGCAGGGCTCAGGGTCGGGCAGGCAACGGCCGTGCCGGCATAA
- a CDS encoding acetate--CoA ligase family protein, with protein MAKRMLSEFESYDLLKQYGVPVPEHAIVQTAAEAAKAAEKIGFPVVMKIYSPQIIHKSDAGGVIVGIGSKQAAGEAFDKIVKNVKAFNPEAEIKGVLVVQQAAPGLELIVGGKTDPAFGKVLTFGMGGTLVELMKDVTLRILPVSEESIREMVSEIHGYPMIKGYRGTKPRDEEALVSVIWAISRFFAENKNVVEFDINPVRLYESGACIVDARVFVDDTAVETTVKERPFVPIEYFTPRSIAVIGASSEPKKMGYAVMPNLLHFPGQLYPVNNKRPEVQGLKAYPTILDIPNPVDMAVITVPAKHVPGVIEECGQKGVNMAVIITAGFREMGEGGKALEDRVLEIAKGYGTRIIGPNCLGLIVPPRGIDTTYVHQSPKPGNIAFISQSGAIINTVVDWSITQDIGFSAVVSVGNQADLNFIDYLRFVERDPKTKGIILYVEELQDGKTFMKVVSEVSKTKPVVAIKSGSSQKGQEAASSHTGSLSGSYDVYMEAFRESGVIPVHTLTGAFQVAEMLALPKGYPRGKRAIVITNAGGFAVLSSDYAERYNVDLINLPSKVLKELNDILPDFWNKNNPIDLLGDASEKRFEQVFEVLARHQDCWDMAFVVGFPNLVIGSDQLANQIVRFSEKTENVIVGTLLGGDSMERGRKILRERGIPSFEELDFTFRVMGRILWQRFR; from the coding sequence ATGGCCAAGAGAATGCTGAGCGAGTTCGAATCATACGATCTCCTAAAACAGTACGGAGTGCCGGTGCCTGAGCATGCAATCGTCCAGACGGCTGCCGAGGCGGCCAAGGCGGCAGAGAAGATCGGCTTTCCGGTCGTCATGAAGATCTACTCGCCCCAGATCATTCACAAGAGTGATGCGGGCGGTGTGATCGTCGGTATCGGGTCGAAACAGGCAGCAGGAGAGGCGTTTGATAAAATCGTCAAGAACGTAAAGGCGTTCAACCCCGAAGCCGAGATCAAAGGCGTCCTTGTCGTACAGCAGGCGGCCCCGGGGCTTGAGCTGATCGTCGGTGGGAAGACCGACCCGGCGTTTGGCAAGGTGCTCACCTTCGGTATGGGGGGCACGCTCGTTGAACTGATGAAGGACGTAACGCTGCGGATCCTGCCCGTCTCCGAAGAATCCATCCGGGAGATGGTCAGCGAGATTCACGGCTATCCCATGATCAAGGGCTACCGCGGGACGAAACCCCGGGACGAGGAAGCGCTCGTATCGGTGATCTGGGCTATCAGCCGGTTCTTCGCTGAGAACAAGAACGTCGTCGAGTTCGACATCAACCCGGTCAGGCTCTACGAGTCGGGTGCCTGCATCGTCGACGCCCGGGTCTTTGTTGACGATACAGCAGTGGAGACAACGGTAAAGGAGCGGCCGTTCGTGCCGATCGAGTACTTCACGCCCCGGTCTATAGCAGTCATCGGGGCGTCGTCAGAACCGAAGAAGATGGGCTACGCCGTCATGCCCAACCTCCTCCACTTTCCCGGTCAACTCTACCCGGTGAACAACAAGCGTCCGGAGGTTCAGGGGCTCAAGGCGTATCCTACCATCCTGGATATCCCGAACCCTGTTGATATGGCGGTCATCACGGTCCCGGCAAAACATGTGCCCGGTGTGATCGAGGAGTGCGGGCAGAAGGGAGTGAACATGGCCGTCATCATCACCGCCGGATTCAGGGAGATGGGAGAGGGAGGAAAGGCGCTGGAGGATCGTGTCCTCGAGATAGCAAAGGGCTACGGCACGCGGATCATAGGCCCGAACTGCCTCGGGCTGATCGTACCCCCGCGGGGCATCGATACCACGTACGTCCACCAGTCACCCAAACCAGGCAACATCGCCTTCATCTCCCAGAGCGGCGCCATCATCAACACGGTGGTCGACTGGAGCATCACACAGGACATCGGATTCTCCGCCGTTGTCTCAGTGGGCAACCAGGCTGACCTTAACTTCATCGATTACCTCAGGTTCGTGGAGCGTGATCCAAAGACCAAGGGCATCATCCTCTACGTCGAGGAGCTCCAGGACGGTAAGACCTTCATGAAGGTGGTCAGCGAGGTCTCAAAGACCAAACCCGTCGTGGCGATCAAGTCTGGATCATCCCAGAAAGGGCAGGAAGCGGCTTCGTCCCACACGGGTTCGCTCTCCGGGTCATACGACGTCTACATGGAAGCGTTCCGTGAATCGGGCGTTATCCCCGTCCATACCCTGACCGGCGCATTCCAGGTCGCGGAGATGCTGGCGCTCCCCAAGGGCTACCCCAGGGGCAAGCGGGCGATCGTGATCACGAACGCCGGCGGGTTTGCCGTTCTCTCGTCCGACTACGCCGAGCGTTACAACGTCGACCTGATCAACCTGCCGTCGAAGGTCCTCAAGGAGCTCAACGATATCCTGCCTGATTTCTGGAACAAGAACAACCCGATCGACCTTCTCGGTGATGCCAGTGAGAAGCGGTTTGAGCAGGTCTTCGAGGTTCTCGCCAGGCACCAGGACTGCTGGGATATGGCCTTCGTGGTCGGGTTCCCAAACCTCGTCATAGGGTCCGACCAGCTGGCAAACCAGATCGTCCGGTTCTCGGAGAAGACCGAGAACGTGATCGTCGGGACGCTGCTCGGCGGAGACTCTATGGAACGGGGCCGCAAGATCCTCAGGGAGCGAGGCATCCCGAGTTTCGAGGAACTTGACTTCACCTTCCGGGTGATGGGGAGGATCCTCTGGCAGAGGTTCCGCTGA
- a CDS encoding superoxide dismutase: MIAMTAQKMVTESLKKYELPPLPYAPDALEPHISKEQLSLHHDKHHQAYVTGANANLERLEKARQEGTDVDMKALLKELSFNIGGHILHTLFWPGMAPAGKGGGGTPGGALADLIDREWGSFDRFKAEFSKAAASVEGSGWAALAYCTMTDRPMIMQIEKHNNNVYPTFQILMVLDVWEHAYYVDYKNNRGQFVDAFWNVANWDEVNRRLEKI, encoded by the coding sequence ATGATAGCTATGACTGCACAGAAGATGGTCACTGAATCGCTGAAGAAGTATGAACTGCCACCCCTGCCCTACGCGCCAGATGCCCTTGAGCCGCATATCTCAAAGGAGCAACTCTCCCTGCACCACGATAAGCACCACCAGGCTTACGTGACCGGGGCGAATGCGAACCTTGAGAGACTGGAGAAGGCGCGACAGGAAGGAACCGACGTCGATATGAAAGCGCTCCTGAAGGAACTCTCGTTCAACATCGGCGGCCACATCCTGCACACCCTCTTCTGGCCGGGCATGGCGCCGGCCGGTAAGGGCGGCGGCGGAACCCCGGGAGGCGCCCTCGCGGACCTGATCGACCGGGAGTGGGGATCGTTTGACCGGTTCAAGGCGGAGTTTTCGAAGGCAGCCGCGAGCGTCGAGGGCTCGGGCTGGGCGGCGCTGGCGTACTGCACCATGACAGACCGCCCGATGATCATGCAGATCGAAAAGCACAACAACAATGTCTACCCGACGTTCCAGATCCTGATGGTGCTCGACGTATGGGAGCACGCCTACTACGTCGATTACAAGAACAACCGGGGCCAGTTCGTCGACGCGTTCTGGAACGTCGCAAACTGGGATGAGGTGAACCGCCGGTTAGAAAAGATCTGA